From Neobacillus sp. PS2-9, the proteins below share one genomic window:
- a CDS encoding biotin transporter BioY, which translates to MKNLRALDLTLSAMFVALMAIGANISTIAPFLHVGGVPITLQTFFAILAGAILGSRLGSIAMTVYMLVGLVGVPVFADFSGGLSILIKPTFGFILSYIFTAFVIGKIVEKKKGLATFIIAALIGMAVNYVFGTNWMYFAYKLWAAAPEGFTYKMAWFWMLAPLPKDIVLSILAAFMAHRLETTVLSKGQFKHLKRVS; encoded by the coding sequence ATGAAAAATTTAAGAGCACTTGATTTAACACTATCAGCCATGTTTGTGGCATTAATGGCCATTGGTGCGAATATTAGTACCATTGCTCCATTTTTACATGTTGGCGGAGTACCTATTACGCTTCAAACTTTTTTTGCTATTCTAGCAGGAGCTATTTTGGGAAGTCGATTAGGATCTATCGCTATGACAGTTTACATGTTAGTAGGTTTGGTAGGTGTTCCTGTTTTTGCTGACTTTTCTGGTGGGTTATCAATCTTGATTAAACCTACCTTTGGCTTTATTCTTTCTTATATTTTCACTGCCTTTGTTATTGGAAAAATAGTAGAGAAGAAAAAAGGGTTAGCAACTTTTATTATAGCTGCTTTAATCGGAATGGCTGTAAACTATGTTTTCGGAACCAATTGGATGTACTTTGCTTATAAACTTTGGGCAGCTGCTCCTGAGGGATTCACCTATAAAATGGCTTGGTTCTGGATGCTTGCTCCGCTGCCAAAGGACATCGTTCTATCTATTCTAGCAGCATTCATGGCCCACCGCCTTGAAACAACCGTTCTATCAAAAGGACAATTCAAACATCTAAAGCGTGTTTCATAA
- a CDS encoding sodium-dependent transporter encodes MEKRQQWGSRYGFIMAAVGSAVGLGNIWRFPAVAYENGGGAFFLPYLFAILTAGIPILILEFTIGQKYRGSSPLSLFRLNKKAEWLGWWQVLIAFVICTYYSVIIAWAIKYTIYSFGTQWGSDPSKFLFGKVLQLSDKPGEIGGLVSGIVTPLLFVWAVTLFVLFRGVSKGIERLNKIFLPTLVVMFLVIVVRALTLDGAASGLNAFFKPNWDMILDGKVWIAAYGQIFFSLSIGFAIMITYSSYLPKKSDINNNAFITAFANSGFELLAGIGVFAALGFMAKQQGVPIDEVVSSGIGLAFVVFPSIINEFPGLNGLFGVLFFLSLVFAGMTSLISIVETFVAAVQDKFNVSRTKAVLTGGLTATVISLLFATHGGLYLLDVVDYFINNFGIVFAGLIEVILVAWFFKGLTGLQTHTNEISDLRVGTWWKVCLGVVTPLVLGYMMFDNIRQNLKQNYENYPTELIMYAGLLVVAVTILIGILLSLKGWKASANIEEKREVA; translated from the coding sequence ATGGAAAAACGTCAGCAGTGGGGGTCAAGATACGGATTTATCATGGCGGCAGTTGGTTCGGCAGTTGGTCTAGGGAATATTTGGAGATTCCCAGCCGTTGCCTATGAAAATGGAGGAGGAGCCTTCTTCCTACCTTATCTATTCGCCATTTTAACAGCAGGAATTCCTATCTTAATTTTAGAATTCACGATTGGTCAAAAATACAGAGGTTCCTCACCACTATCATTGTTCCGGTTGAACAAAAAAGCAGAATGGCTTGGTTGGTGGCAGGTATTAATCGCCTTTGTTATTTGTACTTACTACTCTGTTATCATCGCATGGGCTATCAAATATACGATTTATTCATTTGGTACTCAGTGGGGATCAGATCCTAGCAAGTTCTTATTTGGAAAAGTTCTACAGTTATCTGATAAACCAGGTGAAATTGGCGGACTTGTTTCCGGAATTGTCACTCCATTACTTTTTGTATGGGCAGTCACTCTTTTTGTCTTATTTCGTGGAGTTTCAAAAGGAATTGAAAGGCTTAATAAGATTTTCCTTCCTACTCTTGTAGTAATGTTTTTAGTAATCGTCGTTCGTGCTTTAACTCTCGATGGTGCAGCTAGTGGATTAAATGCCTTTTTCAAACCAAATTGGGATATGATTTTAGACGGAAAAGTTTGGATTGCCGCTTATGGACAAATCTTCTTCTCCTTATCTATTGGATTTGCCATCATGATTACGTACTCTAGTTATCTACCAAAAAAATCAGACATTAATAATAATGCCTTCATCACAGCTTTTGCCAACTCTGGATTTGAATTACTAGCTGGTATTGGAGTGTTTGCAGCACTTGGATTTATGGCAAAACAACAGGGAGTACCAATTGATGAAGTGGTTAGCAGTGGAATTGGACTAGCCTTTGTTGTATTCCCAAGCATCATCAACGAGTTCCCTGGCTTAAATGGATTATTCGGTGTATTGTTCTTCCTATCTTTGGTTTTTGCTGGAATGACGTCACTTATTTCCATTGTAGAAACATTTGTGGCTGCTGTTCAGGATAAATTCAATGTCTCACGTACGAAAGCAGTCTTAACTGGAGGACTAACAGCAACGGTTATTTCTCTTCTTTTTGCCACACACGGCGGATTGTATTTACTAGATGTGGTTGATTATTTCATCAATAACTTTGGAATTGTGTTTGCAGGTCTTATTGAAGTAATCTTAGTTGCTTGGTTCTTCAAAGGGTTAACTGGTTTACAAACACATACAAATGAAATTTCTGACCTTCGTGTAGGTACTTGGTGGAAAGTATGCCTTGGTGTCGTTACACCACTTGTTTTGGGTTATATGATGTTTGATAACATTCGTCAAAACTTAAAACAAAATTACGAAAATTATCCTACAGAGCTTATTATGTATGCAGGTCTGTTGGTAGTGGCAGTGACAATCCTTATTGGTATCCTACTATCTCTTAAAGGTTGGAAAGCATCTGCCAATATAGAAGAAAAAAGGGAGGTTGCTTAA
- a CDS encoding methionine/alanine import family NSS transporter small subunit, producing MSGSAITMMIVGMVILWGGLTASILNVVRVSKKSKA from the coding sequence ATGTCAGGAAGCGCAATAACTATGATGATTGTTGGGATGGTCATTTTATGGGGCGGACTAACAGCCAGCATCCTCAATGTAGTCAGAGTATCAAAAAAGTC